CGGTGTGGATCACCGCATCGGCTTTTGATGCTGCGTCAAACAACACCTGACTATCGTCCAGCGTCCCGTGTACCACTTTCCCACCCGCGGCAATCAGCGCCTGCGCTTTGTCCGCATTTCGCGCCAGACCGCTCACCTGATGTCCTGCGGCTAATAACTCTGCCGCCACTTTTGCGCCAACCCAACCGGTCGCGCCCGTCAGAAAAACATGCATGCGTGTGCCTCCTGATGTTGACTCGCGCCGCTATCCTGCTAAATATCCGGGATGGGGAAAAGTAGTGACGTTATCGTGGTATAAGGACTAACAGGATGCAGAGCGTGAAAGACCTTGGCAGTTACCTGAAATCCCGCCGGGCGCAGCTTGATCCGCATGCGCTGGGTTTTCATACCGCACGCAGACGCACGCCAGGCCTGCGACGTGAAGAAGTGGCACATCTGGCATGCATTAGCGCAACCTGGTACACCTGGCTTGAGCAAGGTCGCGGCGGCACGCCGTCGGCGGAAGTGCTGGAGCGCATTTGTCAGGCGTTACGCCTGAGCGGGCGGGAGCGCGAATATGTTTTCCATCTGGCGCTTGGTCGCGCACCGGGCGTGCACTATACAGCTGCCGGCGCGGTGAGCAATAGACTACAAAAAGTGCTTGATAATATGCCGCTTAGCCCGGCGATGATCCGTAACGCCACCTGGGATGTTCTCGCCTGGAATAGCGCCGCCACGGTGGTGCTGGCTGATTACGCCACCCTGCCCGTGCAAGAGCGCAATATTATGCGCCGTATTTTTCTCAATCCGCAGGTACGTGACGCCCAGGGAGACTGGCAAGGGCTGACGCGTTTTCTGGTGGCGGCATTTCGCGCAGAGGCTACGCGCGCGGGTGCGTCACAGGAGATCCAGCCGCTGGTTGAGGAGTTAAGCGCGGCGTCGCCGGTGTTTGCCAGGCTTTGGCAGAACAACGATATCGAGGTGATGGGCGAAGGCACGAAAGTCCTGTTTCATGGCAGCGTAGGCAAGCTGTCGCTGGAGTATTCAAGTTTTTCCGTTGAGGGGCAGCCCGATCTGACCATGGTCGTGTATAACCCTTCGGGTGAGGAAGACGAAGAGAAAATCCGTTCGTTGTTACAGCAGAAGGGATAAAAAAGCGCCGGACTACGGCGCTTTTTAGCGCAATCGGCCACGCGCGAGGTTAAGGCGCGAGCTGCTCACCTGTAAGGCGTTCTGGCTGACATGACAATGGGTAATGGCAATTGCCAGCGCATCGGCGGCATCGGCCTGCGGGTTAGCAGGCAGTTTTAGCAAGTTACGCACCATATGCTGCACCTGGCTTTTTTCCGCACTGCCAATCCCCACCACCGTCTGTTTTACCTGACGAGCGGCATATTCAAACACCGGCAGATCCTGGTTGACGGCAGCAACGATGGCGACACCGCGCGCTTGCCCCAGCTTCAGCGCTGAGTCGGCATTTTTCGCCATAAATACCTGCTCAATGGCAAAAAAGTCCGGCTGGAACTGGGTGATGATTTCCGTCACGCCTGCGTAAATCAGCTTCAGGCGCGACGGTAAATCGTCGACTTTTGTGCGGATGCAGCCGCTGCCCAGGTAGGTCAGTTGCCGCCCCGTCTGGCGAATAACACCATAACCGGTGATGCGTGAACCCGGATCGATCCCGAGAATAATCGCCATCATGCATCTCCGCTTAACATAACAACCTATCCAACGCTTGATACCCTAAATATTTCAGTTCACAGGAAGGCGGCCACGTAGTGCATCCCCAGGAGCGTAGATGTCCTACGTGACTGGGGTGCGCGAGGAGAGCCAACGCCCCTGTGGGCTGAAAGATGACGGGTATCACAGGGTTGCCGCAACCTCGTCGGAGATCTCACCATTGTGATAAACCTCCTGCACATCGTCGCAATCTTCCAGCATATCGATGAGACGCAGCAGTTTCGGCGCGGTTTCCGCATCCATGTCCGCTTTGGTGGATGGGATCATCGACACTTCAGCGTTGTCGGCTTTCAGACCGGCTGCTTCCAGCGCATCGCGTACGGCGCCCATCTCTTCCCAGGCGGTGTAGACGTCAATGGCGCCGTCATCATAGGTGACCACATCTTCAGCACCGGCTTCCAGCGCCGCTTCCATGATGGTGTCTTCGTCGCCCGCATCAAAGGAGATAACGCCTTTTTTACTGAACAGGTAAGCCACGGAGCCGTCAGTACCGAGGTTGCCCCCGCATTTGCTGAAGGCATGACGCACTTCGGCAACGGTACGGTTACGATTGTCACTCAGACATTCCACCATTACCGCAGTGCCGCCAGGGCCGTAACCTTCATAAATGATGGTTTCCATGTTCGCGTCGTCATCGCCGCCC
The nucleotide sequence above comes from Kosakonia sp. H02. Encoded proteins:
- a CDS encoding YebC/PmpR family DNA-binding transcriptional regulator; translated protein: MAGHSKWANTKHRKAAQDAKRGKIFTKIIRELVTAARLGGGDIGSNPRLRAAVDKALANNMTRDTLNRAIARGVGGDDDANMETIIYEGYGPGGTAVMVECLSDNRNRTVAEVRHAFSKCGGNLGTDGSVAYLFSKKGVISFDAGDEDTIMEAALEAGAEDVVTYDDGAIDVYTAWEEMGAVRDALEAAGLKADNAEVSMIPSTKADMDAETAPKLLRLIDMLEDCDDVQEVYHNGEISDEVAATL
- the ruvC gene encoding crossover junction endodeoxyribonuclease RuvC; protein product: MAIILGIDPGSRITGYGVIRQTGRQLTYLGSGCIRTKVDDLPSRLKLIYAGVTEIITQFQPDFFAIEQVFMAKNADSALKLGQARGVAIVAAVNQDLPVFEYAARQVKQTVVGIGSAEKSQVQHMVRNLLKLPANPQADAADALAIAITHCHVSQNALQVSSSRLNLARGRLR
- a CDS encoding helix-turn-helix transcriptional regulator, whose product is MQSVKDLGSYLKSRRAQLDPHALGFHTARRRTPGLRREEVAHLACISATWYTWLEQGRGGTPSAEVLERICQALRLSGREREYVFHLALGRAPGVHYTAAGAVSNRLQKVLDNMPLSPAMIRNATWDVLAWNSAATVVLADYATLPVQERNIMRRIFLNPQVRDAQGDWQGLTRFLVAAFRAEATRAGASQEIQPLVEELSAASPVFARLWQNNDIEVMGEGTKVLFHGSVGKLSLEYSSFSVEGQPDLTMVVYNPSGEEDEEKIRSLLQQKG